The following are encoded in a window of Acropora muricata isolate sample 2 chromosome 6, ASM3666990v1, whole genome shotgun sequence genomic DNA:
- the LOC136920396 gene encoding uncharacterized protein, which translates to MVTGACCEGYVVQLWSFFVMLFLFGWPLIKELNLLVLNLVCALVDTCYHLYLQVYDIYKTSWMSFPLNGIFVLILLMNGLLIGRKIARSNENRRSGRMSKILQVFAMLLAQFAFGIPITFVLVIVLIPLLDSVSETNRAVIAGSLPLVTAMPKVIVRLAAQRIDFLHPGDSHVLLWVCDSFSRHASRIDNLKLFILLSLAHGAIDLLERLTIVIRDYLWYFIYKKLKQCGVKTALNAARFRTPRSMRLVADVSIQMILGESTSLIAVVGCIQLYKFMYCDGSLQSALNQFFIRVSIALSIDFVFNSFSLWLQMSYLRTVPPN; encoded by the coding sequence ATGGTGACTGGAGCTTGTTGTGAAGGATACGTGGTTCAGTTATGGAGTTTTTTTGTCATGTTGTTCTTGTTTGGTTGGCCGTTGATCAAGGAGCTCAATTTGTTGGTCCTAAATCTCGTCTGTGCTTTGGTGGATACTTGCTACCACCTTTATTTACAGGTGTACGACATTTACAAAACGTCTTGGATGTCATTCCCTCTTAATGGCATTTTTGTCTTGATATTGTTGATGAATGGCTTGCTCATTGGCAGAAAAATAGCAAGAAGTAATGAAAACCGACGGAGTGGACGAATGAGCAAAATTCTTCAGGTTTTTGCAATGCTTTTGGCCCAGTTTGCCTTTGGAATTCCAATAACTTTTGTTTTGGTGATTGTTCTAATTCCATTGCTTGATAGTGTATCAGAGACGAACAGAGCTGTCATTGCTGGAAGTTTGCCTCTTGTCACGGCTATGCCAAAGGTCATCGTACGTCTGGCTGCACAAAGAATCGATTTTCTTCACCCCGGGGACTCGCATGTGTTACTTTGGGTTTGCGATAGTTTTTCGCGTCATGCAAGCCGAATTGACAATCTCAAACTTTTTATTCTCCTTAGCCTCGCGCATGGAGCAATAGATCTGTTGGAAAGACTTACCATTGTTATACGCGATTATTTgtggtactttatttacaagaAGCTTAAACAGTGCGGTGTGAAGACTGCATTGAATGCAGCTCGATTTCGCACTCCACGGAGCATGCGTCTAGTGGCTGACGTGAGTATCCAGATGATATTGGGCGAGTCAACGTCACTAATAGCAGTGGTCGGTTGCATTCAGCTGTACAAGTTCATGTACTGCGACGGTTCACTTCAGTCTGCTTTGAACCAATTTTTCATTCGTGTTTCTATCGCTCTCAGCATTGATTTCGTGTTTAATTCCTTCTCCCTGTGGCTACAAATGTcttatttaaggacggtgcctcctaattaa